GTAAACCGCAACAACTTATTATTGCTGAATCGTATGCACATATTCTAAAGAATGTTGATATTCACATCTACCCGGATGAATTAATAATTGGTGAGATAGCGGCACCTTTAAAAGCTTCACCAATCTATCCTGAATATAGCTATCGTTGGATTCCAGATGAAATCAATAACGCTCCCTGGGACCAAAGAGCGGATAATCAATATTATGCGACTAAAAAAGTTCAAGAGGACTTATTAAGTATTGCTGACTACTGGAATAACAATACCGTTGAAGAACTGACAATTTCAAGAATGTCTCCTGAAGAGTTGGGATTTTCTCACTTAGAAGGTAAATGTGGTTATTTACCAGGAATGTTCTTAAATGCTGGGGTTTGTCACACTGTTGCCAGATACGAAAGAGTTTTTGAACAAGGCTATGGCGGTATCAGAAAGACCGTTGTTGATGCTTATGAAGCACACAAGGCAACTGGTGTTGAAGACGAATATAAAGACAATTTCTATAAAAGTTTGCTGATCACAGTTGATGCTGCAATCGAATTTATGAACAGATATTCTAAATTAGCTAAAGATATGGCTGAAAAGGAATCTGATGAGAAGAGGAAAGCCGAGTTATTGAAAATTTCTGAAAACTGCGCTTGGGTTTCTACTAATCCTCCTAGAACTTTCTGGGAAGCATTACAATTATGGGTTTTTACAACTAACTTCACTTTGATCGAAGCAAACAGCTCCATGTCTTATGGCCGTTTTGACCAGTATATGTTTCCATTCTACCAAAAAGATTTGGAAAACGGCGTTTTAACAAAAGATGAAATGCAAGAACTTTTAGAAATGACTTTTGTTAAATGCTTGACCCCAACTAAACTCAGAGACGCGGGTACTACACTTGCTGCTGCCGGTAGAGGTATGGGTGGTGAAAGCTTAACGATTGGTGGTGTTGACATTTATGGCAAAGATGCTACAAATGAAATGTCATTCATGGTATTAAACGCTTATGCACATGTTAGAATAGTAACCCCTTGGATTGCAGTAAGACTTCATGCTAAAACACCAGAAGATTTCAAGATAAAATTAGCGAATGTTTTAAGAATTGGTACTGGTCAACCCAAAGTATTCAATGATGAAGTTGCGATTCCAGCATCACTTTTAGCAGGTAGAACCTTACAAGATTCTAGAGATTACAACGTTTTGGGTTGTGTTGAACCGGACGCTGCTGGTAGAGAATACGGTTGGCATGATGCAGCTTATGTAAGTTCAATCAAAATTTTGGAAATGGCACTTAACAATGGTAGATGTTTTGGATGCAGCGATGCATGTCCTCGATTTGGAAAATGTGCTGGCGTTGGTGAAACATTAAGTATTGATACCGGTAGCTTAAGAGATTTCAAATCAATGGATGAAATTATCACTTCTTTTGATAAACAGATGGAATACTGGACAGGTCATATTTTATCCATGCTTAACAAATTAGATAAAGCGCATCAAGAACTTAAACCACTTCCATTCTTGTCATTAGTTATGGATGGTTGTATTGAAAAAGGTTTAGACGTTTCTGCTGGGGGCGCAATTTATAACTTCACTGGTCCTCAGGGTGCTGGTGTTGGTAACATCGCTGATTCATTATCTGCTATCGAAAAACTTGTTTTTGAAGATAAAGAAGTTACTGGGGAAGAATTTGTCGATGCTTTAAACAAAAATTGGGAAGGCTATGACAAATTATATGCTAAAGTAAATAGTGATAAAGTTCCTCACTACGGTAATAATGATCAATACGCAGATAAATATGCTGAAATGGCGTTTAATACATATTGTTCACATGTTGAAGATAAACCAAACGGACATGGCGGAAAATTCTTGCCAGGTATGTATACTGTTTCTTCTAATGTACCACTTGGATTGTTTTTAGGCGCAACGCCTGATGGACGTAAAGCTGGTGAACCAATTGCTGACTGTTTAGGTGCTTGTCATAATATTTCTGGTAGTCATGACATTACCGGACCGACAAACATGTTACACTCATTAGCTAAACTGGATCATGTCAGGGCTACTAACGGAACTTTAATGAACTGGAAATTGACGCCTTCAAGCCTGGAAGGTGAAAATGGACGTAATAACTTAATTACTTTATTAGATGAAATTGTTGATACCAAAGTAATGCACGGTCAGTTTAATATTATAGGCAGAGAAGTATTATTAGATGCACAAGAAAATCCTGAAGAATATAAAGATTTACTAGTTCGTGTTGCTGGATATAGTGCTTACTTTACAGAATTAAACGTGCACTTACAAAACGACTTAATCGGTAGAACCGAATTAAGTTTATAAGATTCACATCAATATGAACTACAATGCATAAAGTATTGTAGTTCATGACAAAGGAAAGAGAGGGGCAGATTTTGGGGCAAAGTACTAATGAATTGAAATCCGGTACAATTTTTAATATCCAAACTTTTACAGTCCATGACGGACCAGGAATCCGAACCGAAGTATTCATGAAAGGCTGTCCATATCGTTGTAAATGGTGTAGCAATCCTGAGAGTTTTAAAGCTTCTCAGGAAATAGGGCTATATTCTACTAGATGTATCGGGATAAGTAAATGTGGAGATTGTCTCAAGGTTTGTCACGCAAAAGATGCTCTTGTGGTTGAAGGTGATTTTGTCGTTGAGATAGATAAAAATAATTGCGATGATTGCATGGAATGTGCAAAAGTATGTCCTTCAAATGCCTTACAATTCTGGGGCAAAAAAATGTCGGTTGAAGAAGTTATGGAGAAAATACGGCCAGATAAAAATATCTATAAAAAATCTGGCGGTGGTGTAACTTTTTCTGGTGGAGAAGCTTTGGTTCAATGGGAGTTTGTCTTAGAGACGTTAAAAGCTTGTAAAAATGAACGTATTCATACTTGTGTAGAAACTGCACTACACTGTAAACCAGAAGTTGTTGATGAAATAATACCATACACAGACTTATTTATTTCTGATATTAAGCATATGAATAGCGAAAAGCATAAAGAATATACTGGCATAGGCAATGAACTAACACTTTCGAATATTAAAAAAGTGATTGATGCTGATAAGCCGGTTATTATAAGAATCCCAGTCGTACCAAATCATAACGATGATATGGAAAATATGGAAAATACCGCAAAATTCATTGTTGATGAATTGGGCAATAAAGTCAAGCTTTTACAATTATTACGGTTTAGAAGATTAGGTGAAGAAAAATATAAATCTCTTAGTATGAAGTATCCAATGGAAGACGAAGTGGATTCTGTAAATATTGAAGAAGCAGAAGATAAGAATGTAAGAATTGTTGAAATGTTTAAGTCATATGGTGTAAACGCCGTATCTGGCAGTACATCTGATATGTCTTTTAACAAAATTCAAATATTTTAATAGATAAAAGGAGAAAATTATGGCTAGTTTTTTTACAAGTAAAGAAGAATTGAAAAATATTTTCAATGTACCGCATATTGACGAACAGGAAGGCGTTTATTTCGCTTATGCAACAGATCCAGAGGCTCTTAGAAAAGTAGTTCCACCACAACTTAATATTGCAGCTCCGGTAGTTATTGGTTATATCGTTAATATCGAAAAACCAAACTTTGGTGAGAGATATATGGAATTTGCATTAGGTGTCCCGGCGGTACATGGTGAAACTGTCGGTCTATACGCCTTCTCATTATTGTTAGAAGGTCCTGGTGCTTTTGACGGTACGACTTTAGGACGTGAATTTGACGGTATTCCTAAAAAATACGCCGATGAAATTTCATTCAAAAAAGAAGGAAATACTGTAGTCGGCAAAGTTGTTCGTAAAGGTGTTACTTTGATAGACCTTAAATTAGAGCTTGGTGCTTACGACGATCCTAGTGTAGGTGCATTCTTTGCTCCTGAAGGTGCCACTTATCCAAGTAACTCGTTCTTTATTACTTATAACACAATACAAACTGAAGCAGGCCACTGTGAATTCTCAGATGGCAAAATTAATAACTTAATAATGGAAACGAAGAATAATGAGTGGAAACCAGCTAGCTTAGAAATAAAAGTTTCATCTTCTAATGATGATCCATTTGCTGAACTACCAGTTTTAGCACCACTTGGCGGTGCTTACATGAAACATGATGAAGTGATTATGCAAGCTTTTAAAACGATTGAAGAAGTTGATGCACTGGAGATTGCTCAATATCAATTTGCCAGCCGTCACGATCAAAGTCATTTAATTAAGTAATTTTATAAATTAAAACCACAAAGCCTAACTGCACAAAACCTTAGTGTAATCACTAGGTTTTGTGCTTTAGTATTATATTATAAAATCTAAACTGATGGTTAAAATTTATAAAAGAGATTTGCTATGGAGGAAAAAATGGGCGAAAAAATTTTATTCACACCTATGAAAATTGGGGAGTGCGAAATTAAAAACAGAGTTGTCATGCCACCAATGCACATGGGATTAACGAATATGGATGGCACCTTAAGTGAAAAGTTTATTAAATATTACGAAGAACGGGCAAAAGGCGGAACAGGTTTAATCATCACAGAAATTACCAGGGTAAATGATGCTCATGGGGCAACGTCATTTATGCAGCCGGGTTTATCTCATGATTATCAAATACCATCATGGAAAAAGTTAGTAAGAAGAATTCACAAACATGGGGCTAAGGTTTTTGTGCAGCTGCACCACCCGGGTCGTCAAAATCATGGAATTATGGTCAATACGGTGCCACTTTCATTAGCGACCACCAAAGTATGGAAGTCATTTCCTGATACATTGTTTAAAATCGCACCGACGACCGGCCGGAAATTAGATGCAAAACAGCTGGTCTGTTCATCTGTTTCTGCGTCTAAATGCGAGGAAAGCGACCACGCCCACAGTAAAGTCCGTCCTTTGTCAAAGCGGGAAGTCAAAAAACTCATTCAGGAGTTTATCGATGCAGCAGTGCGGGCCAAAAAAGCGGGGCTGGATGGGATAGAACTTCACGCCGCGCATGGCTATCTAATCCAGCAGTTTTTAAGTCCGAACACCAACAAAAGAACCGATGAGTATGGTGGTTCATTTGAAAACAGAATGAGATTTTTAAAAGAGATCATTGAGGGGATCCGTAAAGCCTGCGGCAATGACTACCCGCTGATTGTCCGTCTGTCGGTCGATGAATTTTATGAAAAGATCGGTCAGGCGGGTAAAGGTTACACCCTGGAAACCGGTGTAAAATACGCTAAAGCTTTAGAAAAAATGGAGATTGATGCCATCGATGTTTCATCTGCTGCTTATGATACCTACAACTACTGGTTGGAACCAACTAGTTTTGATTGCGGTTGGAGAGCTTATCTTGCTGAAGCAGTTAAAAAAGAAGTTTCTATACCTGTTATTGCTGCCAACCTAATTAGAAGTGAAGAACAGGCTGAACAACAACTTCAAGATGGTGTTCAGGATTTTATCGCTCTGGGTAGACCTCACATTGCCGATGCTCACTGGGTTGAGAAAGTGGAAAGTGGACGTGGTGATGAAGTCAAACGATGTATAAACTGCTTAAACTGTATGGAAACCATGTATAATGGAGCCTTTGCAGGCACCAGCGGCTATTGTGCCGTTAATCCCACCGTTGGTAAAGAAGCTGTTTACTACAACCTGCCAAAAGATGGCAAGGGAAGAAAGGTTGTGGTTATCGGTGCCGGTGTTGCTGGTTTGACAGCAGCTGAACTGCTTGCCAAACGCGGCTTTAAGGTTATTGTTTTAGAAAAAGAAGGAATTCCTGGCGGACAGATTAATCTGGCCAATAAGCCGCCTAAAAAAGAAAAAATCGGTTGGGCTGCCCTGGATATGGCGACAAATGCACAAAAAGCAGGAGCTCAAATAGAATACAATACCCTTGCCGACATCGAGAAAATCAAGTCTTACGAGCCCTATGCAGTTGTTTTGGCAACCGGTGCCGTAGCCGTAAAACCTGGCTTTGTCAAAGGGAATGATAAACCAAATGTTTACACGACCACTGAAATATTAAACGGCACAGTGGATTTGTCTAATCAGAAAGTAGCAGTAGTGGGCAGTGGAATGACTGGCCTTGAAACGGCTGAACTTTTAACTGAAAAGGGTGCAAAAATCACCATTATTGAAATGGCAGACAAAATTGCGCCAATCGCCTGGCATCAGTTAGTTGAGGATGTTGTTCCAAAACTTAAAAAACACAATACCAAGTTTATCACCTCAGCGAAATTGCTGGAAGTTACTGACTCTGGAGTAAAGATAGAACATATTGGATTTAACAAACTTGAAGACCTTAAATGTGATTCAGTTGTATTGTCTCTGGGTTCTAAATCTGTTAATGCTTTATTGGCTGACCTCAAAAGTAATTTCAGCAAAGTCTATGCTGTTGGTGACGCTGAAAGAGTTGGCAATATTGCCAGGGCGACTTCATCTGCTTTTGATATTGCGGTAAACCAGGTTGGTTAATTTAAGTAAATCAAAACGTCAGTAAAGAGTTTAAATAAAAATGAGTCAAAACTCAAAGCCTGGTTGAAAAACAAGCTTCCAAACGAATGCTTTTAATGTACTGACAAAGCCTCAATTCTGATATGATACCTGAAAAGAAATTTAATCTGAAATCTTATAAGGATTCCTGGGAAGAGGGATCCTCTCGATAGGATAAATAATTGATAAACTTAGAGACCGCAAGCGAGGCAGACTTACGGCTACGCAGAGCTAAGCCGATATTACGGTAAGCCGGAACCTCCAGTTCTTTTGTCACGATTTTATATGGAATCCGCTTTAAAATCAGCTCTGGCAGAATGCTGATACCCAGCCCACTTTCAACCATGCTCATGACGGCATAATCATCCCAGGTTGTGAAGTGGGTTTTTGGTGCCAAACCACAGCGGTCGAATATTTCCGATACATCTGCTTTGGCCCCTTTTTCCAGCAATAGAAAAGGATATTCACAAAGGGCTGCGATTGGGACCTTAGGATAGTCAGCCAGGGGATGACCTTCAGGTAAAACAGCCAGAAGGCGATCCTGATCCAGAAACATAGTTTCCAGATCGGGGTGAGCCGGTAAACGCAGAAAACCGCAGTCAACCCGGCCTTCTAGAAGCCAGGCTTCAATTTCAGAGTAGTCTCCCAGCAGCAATTCGTAGTCAATGTTGGGATATTCCTTTTGAAAGTGTTGGATGATGTTGGGTAACCAGTGGGTTGCAACACTGGAAAAGGTACCAATCCGAATCAGTCCGGATTGAAGTCCATGGAGATCGTCAACCTGAATTTGCAAATTTTGATATTCGTCACATACCGTTTTAACATAGGGTAGAAGTTTTGTTCCATCAGAAGTTAAGCGGACACCCGCTCGACTCCGCTCTAGAAGTGTTACTCGCCATTCTTTCTCCAGGTCATTGATCATCCTACTAATCCCTGACTGTGAATAATTCAGATGATCAGCAGCCTTGGTAAAACTTCCAAATTCCACTGTTTTGATAAAAGCCAGATACTTTAAAATGTTCATATCCATAATATTTCACCTTTTCATTCGGAATTGTAATTTAATAGATGCCAAATATTCGTTTTTAGAATTTATAATTTTATGATACGATAAAATAAATTAATTTTCAAGAAGAGGTTTAAAGTGAGTTTGTATCAAAACAGAATTGTCGTTAAAGTCGGGACATCAACCTTGACCAATGAGACCGGGATGTCTGACCTGCGGTCTTTTGATCGACTGGCCAATGTTCTTGCTGATATACATAATATGGGATATGAAGTGATTCTTGTTTCATCGGGCGCCATTGCTATGGGAGTCAGTAAATTACAGATGAAAACACATCCTACCAGTATGCGGCTTAAACAGGCTGCTGCTGCGGTCGGCCAGTGTAGAATTACATTTTTATATGACAAATTTTTTAGAGACTATGATAAGACCATTGCCCAAATCTTATTAAATGCTGAAGATATGGAACATGAAGAAAAGAAGGAAAATTTGATTAATACTTTTAATGCGTTATTGGAAATGGGGGTTATTCCAGTCGTTAATGAAAATGACTCAGTTTCTTATACTGAAATTGAATCTGTGGAACGGTTGTTTGGAGATAATGATATGCTTTCGGCGGTTGTAGCTGTATTGTGCAGAGCAAGTAAGCTGGTGATATTTTCCGATATTGATGGGCTTTATGACAGAGATCCCAGACTCTATGCTGATGCCAGACAGATTGAACGCATTGACAATATTGATGATTCAGTTCATCAGTTGGCTGGCAGTGCCGGTTCAAGACGCGGACGGGGTGGAATGAAAACAAAACTTCAGGCAGCGACTTTGGCGACCGGTCAGGGAATTGATACGATCATTACGAATGGTAAGAATCCGGCGGCATTGTATGATATTGCAAAAGGAAATCATGTCGGGACCTTATTCTCAGGAAAACCCTTTGTACGGAATTTTTAAATGGGGTAGTCATGTAAAAAAAGTCTATTCAAAAAATAAAGTTTAAAGCACCAATCAATTCTGATTTGAACAGAATTGACTGGTGCTTTTATTTTATTTCAAAATAAGGTAAAAATTCAAAATTAATCTGACTGATTATATTTCTGCTTTCAGCAATAATTTCAGAAATTCGTTTTTCGTCAATCCGCATGAAACGAAAGATCATTTCGACAATATAGTCCAGACACTCATTCATGGTACAATCGATATTCCCATTGATATAATCTGTGATTACAGCCTGGGAGGCGCCGCTGGCTCCTCTGGCCAAAAGGCTAATCTCATCGATATCACGATTGATATTAAGCCGATATTGGCGGTCGTGGATGGCATAAAATTGCTTGTAGTGACTAATATAGGAATCTTCATAATTGCCATTGGAGGTTTCGATAATATACCTGGCAGCTTTTGGATCGCGAAAAAAAAGTTCTGTTGAGAGCCTGATTTCCACAGCTGAACTGAGTTGCAAGTCATATTGATGACTGGAAAAATATTGCTGATATAATTTAAAAGCGATAGCATTCTTATTATTGACTGAGTATTGTTCAGTAACTTCTTTAGCCAATAACGATTTAGACTTGAAATGATAAGATATGAGTGACTTGGTGATATCCAGGCGGTCAGATAATTCCTGAAAAGAAGTTTTGTCATAACCCTGCTCATAAAAAAGTCGGGTTGCTGTTGTCAGGATGTTTTCCCGTTGTGTGGCCATAGTTTTTGATTAATCCTCCGTGTCTTTTCTTAATTATAACAGAACTTAAGAAAAACTAAAATGAAATTAAAGCAAAAAATTGAGTCAAACGATTAAAAATTCGGGTGACGAATTAAAATAATCGGAAAAATTTATATATTGCCAAGCACAACCGATAGTGCTAAACTGTTGTCGCATTGATTTTGTTCAGGGTTTAAAAATCAGATGCAAATTATTTTATATCAGATGAGGTATAACATGAAAGAGGCAGGTTTAATTGAACGGTTGAAGTACAAATTTGACAATCTGATGTCAAAGGGAACAGGTGTTTTACTATTGTCATTGGCTTGTGCGACGGCAGTAATGATTTTGGTTGTTTCACTAATTGTCTGGATGACCAGATCCGGTCCAACCAACAGTTTTACGGAACTTTTGTGGATGGGACTGATGCGCGCCATAGATTCAGGTACGGTAAGTGGAGATACCGGCAGTATCGGTTATATATTTTTAATGTTTGTAACCACACTGGGAGGAATTTTCATATTAAGTATTCTGATTGGGATTTTAACAACTGGGATTGAAGCCAAGTTAGATTCCCTGCGTAAAGGCCGGTCTCGGGTGATTGAAGAGAATCAGACGATAATACTTGGGTGGTCGGAACAGATCTTTACAATTATTGAAGAACTGATTGAAGCAAATAGTAACCAAAAACACGCATGTATTGTAATTATGGGTAATCATGATAAAACAGAGATGGATGATGCCATTCGAGAACGTGTGGCTGATACTAAAACAACAAGAATTGTAACCAGACAGGGAAATCCAATCGATATTGATGATCTGGAAATTGTCAGTCTCAATACATCGAAGTCAGTGATTATTATTTCGGAAGATGATACCCAGGTGATTAAGACAATGCTGGCAATTACCAATAATCCGAAGAAAAGAGTGGAACCCTACCATATTGTAGCAGTTTTAAAAGACCCGGATCATGTACAGATTGCGACATTAGCTGGCAGCAATCAGGTAGAAATAATTTTAAGTGACAATCTGATTGCCCGAATTATTGCTCAGACTTGTCGTCAACCTGGCCTTTCAACGGTGTATACGGAGCTTCTGGATTTTGATGGTGACGAAATTTATTTTAGCGATTGTCCTGAGACAGTTGGAAAAAATTTTGGAGAAACGCTGGGACTTTTCGAAAAGTCGACTGTAATTGGAATTCAGTCACAGGGTAAGACTTATCTTAATCCGCCAATGGATACAAAAATAAAGTCCGGTGATATGATTATTGCCATTTCGGAAGATGATGATACCATTGTTGCAACAAATGGTCGCAGTGAAGCAGTATTGGAAAGTAAATTAATTACCGACCAGGCCACTTTTAAAAGCAAACCGGAAAAAACCCTGATTTTGGGTTGGAACGATAATTCCAGTCAGATTATAGCAGAACTGGATAATTATGTTCCTCAAGATTCGGTTCTAACTGTAGTTGCTGAAAACGTCAATATGGAGGACTTTCAAAAGATTTCAGGGGTGGTGGTTAATCAGAAGATCAGTCTGATTATTGGTGATCCCCGGGATCGTAAAACTCTTGATAAACAAATGCTAAATAATTATGATCATGTCATTATTCTCTCCAGCCATCAGGAATTAAGTGTTCAGGAATCTGATGCCAATACTTTGTTTATTTTGTTGCAGTTGCGCGATATAGCCGAAAAAACCGGGGCTCGTTTTTCAGTAGTCAGTGAAATGCTGGACTTCAGAAATAAGAAACTGGCTGAGGTGACCAAAGTTAATGATTTTATCGTCAGTGAGAAACTGATTAGCCTGATGCTGACTCAGATTGCCGAGAATAAGATGCTCAATACAGTTTTCGAATATTTATTTGATGCGGACGGTTCGGAACTGTACATAAAAAGGGCCAGTGATTATATTGTTTCTGATGAGGCAGTAGACTTTTATCATTATGTGGAGTCTGGCAGGCGGCGGAATGAAGTGGTCATCGGCTATGTTATTGAAGCCGATCAGAAGGATGCGGATAAAAATTATGGCATCCATCTTAATCCGGCCAAGTCAATTTTAATCAGCCTTGGCGAAAAAGATAGTCTAATTGTCATTTCCGAAGACTGACATCGCCAATGGCGGTTTTTCGCCGTGAATGGAGATTGCGAGCCAAACCTTGGACTGCTATAATACGTCATGAAAAGTTATTCAGAAAGAGGTTAAAAATGAAAAAATCAAAAATTTTAAGTGCATTATTAATTGTTAGTTTATCAGTATTCTTATTAGCTGGTTGTAGCGGATCGTCTGATGACACATCATCGGATTCGTCATCATCAACTGCCTCAGAAGCGACAGTTTATACACAGGACTTCACTCTTGTTAATGCAACAGGGATCGAAATTTACGCAGTTTATGTATCGCCAACTGGAGAAGACAGCTGGGGCGATGATATTCTGGATGCAGAAACTCTTCCAGATGGTAGTTATGTCGATATTTCTTTTGATTCAGATGTAGAAGAACAGTACTGGGATGTGATGGTAGCTGATTCAGAAGGCACAACCGTAACCTGGACTGAAATTGATTTGTTCTCAGTATCAGAGGTAACCTTAGAACTTGATGCAGATGGTAATCCGGTAGCTTCTTTTAGCTAGAGGTCAGCAATGGGATTATTTGATAAGCTTAAGCAGACCGGAACGGATATGATCAAAGGGTATGATAAGGTTAAGCTCAATAAAAAGCTTTCCTATGAAGACTTGTTTGACGTGATGAAAGAGGGAACTTATCCTTGTGGAGAGCCTTTTCTTACCGGAAAGGGAATCATGCACTGCATTCAGTTTCCGCCGGTTGATAAATATTTGATTCAGGTGGCCCTTACCGGAACGACGGTTACAATCTCCAAGATTTACAATGGGGCAGCCGGAATTTTAAAGGAAACCGTAGGTGATATGGTAACTGATGGCTGGTATGTGGCGCTTAACGGTGAAAACATTGATTTAAATCAGATGACCCGGATTGTCGGGGAGGAAGTGAGTCGTCTCTGTGAGGCACAAGGTTTATTGAAATAAAAAAACCCCGTCCGGTTTAGGGCGGGGTTCTTTTAGCAGAATAGACTGCGAATTTTTTAAATTTTAGGAGCTACTATGAAAAGAAAGTTATTACCATTAATCCTGCTTTTTTGGATTATCATTCCGGTCTGTTCTGTAATAGCCGCCAACTCGGATGAAAATCTGATTGTTTTATCTCGTGGTCATATAGAAAATGTTGGCGACTATCCAACGGATGGATCATGGATAGAAAGTCCGGAACGGATTGGCACCGTGGGTGAAAGCAAACGGATTGAAGGATTTGAATTGAAACTGGGAGCAGGTCTGCCAACGGATATGGAGATTCGGTATAATGTCCATGTTCAAAACAAAGGCTGGCTTTACGACGAAGAGGATACCAATAATTGGCCGAAAAATGGTGAATATGCCGGGACAAGGGGAGAAAGTCTACGGATCGAAGCCATAAAAATTGTACTGACTGACTTAGAAGGCAATACTTATTCTGGCTATCATATAAATTATCAGGGTCATGTACAGAATATTGGTGAACAGCCGCAAAATTCCAGTGAATGGTTTGCTGATGGTGAGCAGTTAGGGACTGTAGGCAGTAGTCAGCGCTTGGAAGCATTAACTTTACGGATTGTCAAAGACGATGTTGATTCAGATGATATAAGCATTTATAATTCGCTGTTGTCACAGATTGATGGTTTAAATGCAGAGGATTATACAGAAACATCCTGGAATAATTTGCAGACAGCAATTTCAGACAACAAAGTAAGTGATAAAAACACCCAGGAAGAAATTACTGCAGCAGTTACTGCAATAAAGGATAAAGTTACCTTACTTGAAAATTTAGTGACTTCAAAAGTTTATGATACTGTCGGTACTTATGGCCCTGAATTTGAGCGCCAAACAATCGATTCAGATGTAATTATTACAACCAGCGGAGTAGTTCTGCAGAATCTAGACATCTCTGGTAACCTGATTATAGATAAAGGCGTTGGCGATGGGGATGTTACACTTAATAATGTGACGGTTACCGGTGACCTGCGCGTTAGAGGCGGTGGTGAAAACTCGATTCATATCAACGGTGGACAGTATGGGAGTATTCGGGTCGAGTCGACGCCCACTGGGGCGGTACGTATCGTTGCTACGGATTTATCGGGGGCTGAGATAGTGCTTTCTGAAGATGCCAGTGGTGAGGAACTGATTTTAGAAGGTGCTTTTGACTCTGTCAGTATTCAGGCGCCATCGGTGACAGTGACAACCCGCGGCAACACCAATATAGCGACCATGGAACTGGGAGAAGCGGCAGACAGTGCAATT
This genomic interval from Eubacteriaceae bacterium ES3 contains the following:
- a CDS encoding LysR family transcriptional regulator, with product MDMNILKYLAFIKTVEFGSFTKAADHLNYSQSGISRMINDLEKEWRVTLLERSRAGVRLTSDGTKLLPYVKTVCDEYQNLQIQVDDLHGLQSGLIRIGTFSSVATHWLPNIIQHFQKEYPNIDYELLLGDYSEIEAWLLEGRVDCGFLRLPAHPDLETMFLDQDRLLAVLPEGHPLADYPKVPIAALCEYPFLLLEKGAKADVSEIFDRCGLAPKTHFTTWDDYAVMSMVESGLGISILPELILKRIPYKIVTKELEVPAYRNIGLALRSRKSASLAVSKFINYLSYREDPSSQESL
- the proB gene encoding glutamate 5-kinase, giving the protein MSLYQNRIVVKVGTSTLTNETGMSDLRSFDRLANVLADIHNMGYEVILVSSGAIAMGVSKLQMKTHPTSMRLKQAAAAVGQCRITFLYDKFFRDYDKTIAQILLNAEDMEHEEKKENLINTFNALLEMGVIPVVNENDSVSYTEIESVERLFGDNDMLSAVVAVLCRASKLVIFSDIDGLYDRDPRLYADARQIERIDNIDDSVHQLAGSAGSRRGRGGMKTKLQAATLATGQGIDTIITNGKNPAALYDIAKGNHVGTLFSGKPFVRNF
- a CDS encoding helix-turn-helix domain-containing protein; the protein is MATQRENILTTATRLFYEQGYDKTSFQELSDRLDITKSLISYHFKSKSLLAKEVTEQYSVNNKNAIAFKLYQQYFSSHQYDLQLSSAVEIRLSTELFFRDPKAARYIIETSNGNYEDSYISHYKQFYAIHDRQYRLNINRDIDEISLLARGASGASQAVITDYINGNIDCTMNECLDYIVEMIFRFMRIDEKRISEIIAESRNIISQINFEFLPYFEIK